tccattttaggaaacgtttcatttttattgagacaaactaaaaaggaaaacgtttcatttctaatgggacagagggagtactttttagggacggatgaaaaagaaaatagttcatactctttggggatACTTTTTACCGACAGTACAAGTTCAACGGTAAACATGGTCCATTGGTATAGTCAACATTTTTTTGGTGCCAAACTCCGTtagttagagcatccacaatggatgccaTAGTGAAAGCCCTAATGAGAGCCCTAGTGGTTGCCACATCAACATGCCctatctttctgcaatggtGGAGCCCTAGTGGATGCCCTATCTTTTATCCActcttcatttcaattttaaatcattatttgttaattttctttttaattaaactaaaataccaaaatatattatattaaacaccacaaatgcaaaagaaaaaaaactacattacttaatttaaaagtgaaattacATCATACTTagctaaaaaaaactacattaaaactaaaatactaaatcaaaaaaatcaaactagtCATCTAAATTCAACTTCTGTGCCAAATTCTTGATCATATTCTTAGTCCTCTGTCGGGCTTCCGGATCAGTTTCCTGACGAAGACTGTTTTGGGCGTCAAGTATAAACCTATACTCAACCACCTCGCGATAACCTCCGAACTCCTCGATCGCCCTGTCCATGAGCTGAGCAGATGGAGGAGGCGCAGCATGCGGGGGAGCCTCCGATCCAGACGCGCCTGCCTTCACCTTCCCTTTGGCCTGGGCTTTGGCAGCCTTGGTGCCAATGGAACTCCCTTCCGACTCAGCGTTCAAATCCACAGGAGATGGGCCGCTGCTCGTGTAACCGCCAGTGGCGGTGTTCTTCATCTGCTTCGCAGCCGAGGATCCAGCCGGTATCCCTCCGTTGAACTTCACCTTGTCCTTCAAGATCATCCGAACATTGTACAACTTGAACTCCCCGAACTATCGTTGGTACTCGGACAACGACTTGTTGAGGACATCCTCCATGCTCTCACCGCTAGCCCTTCCGTCCCTATTCCTGTTGTAGATGTAGTAGAAGTTGTTGATGTGTAGCTTGATCTGATCCCAACACTTGCGCAGCTGAACCTTGGTCCGCTTGAATGCCCACCTCGGTTTCACCTCGTTGTAGCGTTCCTCAATGCGATCCCACATCCTGGCCGAAGTCTGGTTGTTGGAGGATATCAAATCCTCCGATATATCGACCCAACACTAAGCCACCTTCAGATACTCATCCAACGCGTAGTCAGTACGCCCTGTTGCGTACTCCTCGTTAGGCTCGTCGGATGGGAGTGGGACTGGGACCGATGGCGCCTTTTCTTTCCGCGCCATCTTCTTTCTCCCTTTcctcggcggcggcggcgcagGGGCAGGAGGTTGCCCACAACTAGGCTCCATATCCTCAACCCGATACTCCTCGGTGCCGAAGAACGGATCGAACTCAGAGTCCGAGGCGAAAGTGGATCCTACAGATCCAGGCGTCTCAACCCGGTAGTCTTGGTGGCCGGGCCATCGGGCGTTGCTGCCGCCGCCTCCGCCAAATATGGGCATATCGTCATCAATATTATGGGGGTTTGAGAATCGACTCGGATCCATTGTTGAAAGTGTGGATATTGAGAGATTagagaagagaaagtgaaagtTTTGGTATGtgaaaaagtgaagaaaatggagtatttatagtggttcaaattagggttaaataatttaaaattaaaaaaaaaaacggaaaagatcgggctcgggctcgggtGCGCCCCTACAATGGGCGACCGAACTCTCGGTCGTCCTCGGGCGTGACCGAGACctgcaatggatgcccgatcatgcccgagcccgatctcggGCGATAGGGCGTGagatcgggcatccattgtggatgctcttagtacTTTTACATTGTGTTTTCATTCAGATATTTATCTACAAATACTCTTAACTACTGATGGTATCAAATTGGTTAGTAAATCTGTGGTAAAATTGTTTTTGTAGTGAATTATAATCGGACAATCTACCGATAGAAAACGTCGCCGGTAGTCTCTCAATAAAAATTCCAAAGGATATAATTCAACGGTAAATTGTTTCACAAACAATATTGTATCCTTCGATAATCCATCGGTGATCTTGATTATCGACATATTTTTGGGGTTTACGGGTAGAAAGTATGTTGGTAAACTCTACTTTTTTCGTAATGTCACCAacataataaatcaatatgtTAGCAAAAGTGGAGTGTTGGTATGGTTGACAATGTTTATTGGTAAACTCTTGGTAATCATTGATGGTGTAATATCTGCCGGTAAATTCATAGTAcgaaatattttttggtaGAGAAGTAAAATTTAGAACAAAAAGAAGTTGCTACTACTATAAGTTATTGGTTGCTGAATGATTAAGCAACCAATTAGAAAAAGATGGCAGAGCATCTTTTCATGAACCAAGATTGGAATAGTAATAGCCAAACTTTTGAGACATGGAATATTTATAACAGATGCTAccttataattaaaacatactTCATATACATATGTATCACTTTCTGAAATACAAAACAATCTTCACAAAACTAGATTGAAACGATGATGTATGCGAAGCTTATGCAGCACAGAAATTTGTTCATTACATCGATTGTTGCAGCTTTGAGCCTCGCAGTTGTGTTATCAACCTCTACTCCTTTACTCTctacaattttcaattatttttggcCTCTTCTCCTCTCCACAGCTATGATTTTGGTGGCTATAGTAATCATAGGCCGAATTTCGCCAATAAATTCGCCCGAGTTCTCCGGTGACAAAGAAGGAGAAGCGTTATTAGATTACGTAACGGGACAGCATGCTGAATTTCTGGACAACTACTAACAGAGATGATTATTTCATGAATTATAACCAAATGTGATTATGTGACCGCTTATGTTAATTCATAGATATTTGTTTTAGATTTCATGAATTGTAATAGCCAAAAATGTAGAGCTTCAGAAATTGGTTGTGTAATTGAGTTGGAAGAAGATTTCACAAAGGCAATAATCAAGGATAGAATCAATGAAGAAGTATGGATGGAATATCTTTCGATGCGTAATTAGAATTAGAGCCCATAAAAGATTGTGTAATActagttaaaaataaataatctccGAGCATAATAGTACAATCTATTCTTCAAGATTTTTCCagtcttttattttccatattttgttttcaattagGTTGATTCTCATCCATTGTGAACTTTTCAAACTACCAAAAATTACGGGGtttaaacacaattatttaatttaaaagctAATCATGTATTTGCATTGTGAAAAATTGATATGTGCCTGTTTGATATTAATCTTATGATAGAACGACGGGTTTGTTTGTCTCGATTTCAAGTggattatatttaatcatgtttttgtTACTCCTATTTAAACATTCCTTAAGAAAATtctcaactttttaaaaagtttgatGTCTcccatttttaaaactttttaaaaaaacataaaattgagaattaaAAGACGCTCAATACTTATTTAACTGAGTTTTTTATCCTAAAATTTCTTTATCACTCCAAGATATGGATATGGGGTGGAATCAATAGTGTGCGGTGTGCCCGATGTACACGTAATGTGGTTCAAGGGTGTCCAAACTGGTAGTGGGTAACGGGTATTTTTAAACCCGAACCGATACCCAGTAGGTAATAGGCACCCACGATCAGGCACCCGCAACCTGCAAAAGTCGGGGTAGGGATCAGGTATtcaaactactccctccgtcccgcttaagatgacacgttttcctttttagtttgtcccaactaaaacgacacatttctttcttttgtaactttctctctccaattagcacactcaaccactttttcccactcctattaaaatatccatctttctttatctctctactttaatacttacacccaccttctctctccaattaaacactttaaccaataactcctaaaaccccgtgtcggctaagcaatgtgtcatcttagccgggacgaagggagtaggaGATTATAGGGTATCAGGTAATACTCGTTACCGAAGCGGGTTATACCCGATTACCCGACCAATTACCCAATTCAAACTTTAATTCAACCTGCAAAAGTCAGGGTAGGGATCAGGTATTCAAACTAGGAGATTATAGGGTATCAGGTAATACTCGTCACCCGAGCGGGTTATACCCAATTACCCAACCAATTACCCAATTCAAACTTTAATTAAGTCTAAATTTTACCCTTTATTTATACAACACAAACTTAAACCACCATATATCTACTCTCGATGTGGGACAACCAAGCATGAGAAAGAGTCAAAGCAACTTGCTTAACtctcctttcttatttctataGCTATACTCCTCTCTAGttactttctatatttaaaaataaaaaatgagtttaagtATATGATGAACCCACAAAGTGATATTTCCGATatggtataatttttattctcctATCTATATAACTAACAGTAGTTTCTCATTACTTTGCCGAACACGTAGCGGGTGCGGGTACCTGCATATGCGGGTTCGGATACCCGATGCGGGTATTCGGGGTACTGCATTGCTGCGGGTTGCGTATCGGGTACTATGAAACTTTAATTTTCGTATTTGGGTACCCGCAAAATTGGGTACAGATACCTGCGGATACCtgttttgacatttttaaacTTCTTTTCAAATTTGCTTTTTCCCCCCTTAATTTCAAAGCTAAAgatttaatcactttttaaaattttgaatgtaACTTGATgtacttttaattaaataataattttattgtaaatgtTCGATGCAACTAGAGTATAATTATGAGTTATCAAGAGTATTATCTACATAGactaattttctaattttaattattgcaaTTTGAATCTTACTTAATCTCTCCGTCCACTAATAAACatctcattttgctattttcaGCCACCaccaataaatatctcatttgttgtcttactacttttggttatagatctcacattccactatttttatcatagtcacatttcattttaaaactaatatataaaagtaagaccaccttccactaacattttccactcactttttactatatttcttaaaactcatgcttAATCAAAATCGGTCTTGTATTGGTGGACAGAGATAGTACTATCTAGACTATCAAATAACGACAAGTACTATCTAATATCTTGAAACACCATTTACCAACACTAACTTTAATCTACTCCTCCATGGTTCCAAAATAAGAGTTCACTGCCATTtgatccgtcccacaataggagtcaactttcacatttattataaatggtaagtaagtctcatattccacaaaCTCATTGCAttcacatattattataaaattaatataagtgGAATTCAtatttactaactttttcaactcacttttctttacgtttattaaaactcgtgtcgagtTAAAATGTGCATGGACTCCTATATTGCTTAGCCAATCTATTGGATTCAGTTTGATCGATTGAGCATCTactaaaggaaaaaaaatgaaatttgaaaacataTGATAACACTAATAATGATTGTGAGATATTGTTGCCTTGTATTATTCCCTCCAAAGTCCAAACCCACCCCAAGTCTCAATCTAGCTGGCTCTACTGTACGTTATTGAGCTCCAACAATAAAATGCAAGAGGAAGGTCGATATTTAATCTTACAAACAGTATTTCTAGAGACACCTGAGGGAACTGTTtccattttcataatttatttatttatttacttttttgtgaTCATAAGAGTGAATACATTTGGCTTGTGCCAAAGCCAGTACTTCCCCATCATGATTATTGATTAGTTCAATTTGTATGTGATGAAGATAGGTTCACAACTGATTGAGGCAATAATGGTAATATCAATCTATTCATGTTAGACTACAACTGCGTACGGATAATTTCATGGTCTTGCACCACAACACTTGTCTCAACTTTGTCGAATCTTACTAtatgtcattttatatatCATCGTGCATTTCTATTTGTGAAGAGACACTTATGGCTACCTAGGTGTTTATCAAAACTATCCCCCACCATATATATCATAATGGAGTACTAACTATTACTAGAAACTAAAGAGAGGTTTAGctaatttgtgtttctttAAACTGAAAAAAGACAATGTACGTGTAACATTATGATCATCAGGGATAATAATGTAAGaaataatgtttaaatttaCTCCTTTatctaaacttaaaatttagaatttatataAGGTATACTCAGGAATTATGCaacttttttatctttcttaattttttaaaaatccagatattaaaaatattattgtatgtATGTTGTTATTcattagaatttaatttcaaaattttcactaGTCATATTTCAGCAAGGTGACTCAACTATTTTAATCTTTGCTGGATATAATTTGAGGGGAGGTTGACAGCCGCACtttgataatttattgaaGTTGTAATGTCCATTGCATATGATTGTTACACTGGTCTTCATTGATAAGGTTGGTCccaaattatatgtaaaaagtAATAATGCATAAACAGAAATTGGAAATCCAATTGTGGACcaacaaataattaacttTGTGTAACGTCAATTTTCTCAAATAGCGAGGACATTtaaacagaaaatatcaacaactcaAATGCATGCACACACGCACACGCAGAAACACAGCCCGGGCATATTATCAAGTGGTAATAGGGAAGTAGACAAAATGATTAAGTAACACTAATTCTCCATTTGCCCATAAAGAACAGCATTGATAATAGACTACATGAGTTTTCCGTTCACTAAATATAGTTTAAGTGGTGGACAAcgcaattttaaaataaaattgataaaataagagataatgaagaaataatgaaGTATTGTTAATGCAAAATGTAACTCATATCGTTAGAAAGAGAAACTTATCATAAATGAAACGATGTGACACGAAAATCTGAGACGAACACGCACGAGGTTAATGGGTTTGGTACAAGCCTTATTAGGTTTGGATCCTTATCAGGTTGGCCTAATAAGAACCCTCGGGTTAGGTTCAAGTTGCTcgttacaaaataaaattattatatcaaACTTTATCATGTAATACCATGTTCAGGTCGTTATCGTGTATTGTCAAACTAAATTTTATCTTAACATACTAATGTTAACGGTaaggctgacaatttttgacaaGACACGAAAATCCGACATGAGCACACACAAAGTTAATGGATTGGGACCAATAAGAATCCGATGATTTTGGATTCGATTAGAGTTTGGCCTTATTAGGTTGGGTCGATATCTGATTGACCCAATAATGACCCACCCTGCACAATTTATCACCCCTTACATGAAGCATATATATAGGAAAACTAATACACTGCCGCTGATTTTCTTGCTCATTAATCGATAGAGATGCCACCTGAGTTGCACATTTTTATGGACTACTCAACATTAAGGCTCAGTTTtaatttacacaaaatattGCAAATGGAATAACATTCTATATTCATCATTTGGTTAAAGATTTTGCGtatgaatgataaaataggTGATGGACCCATGCCCATGATATTCACACCTACTTGTCCCTACcaattacaattattatttcaaaagttGGATttacattttggtatgtttCTGATGTCTGGCGGGGACAAATGGCATGTTCGGATCCGTTGTTGACtcacacattttttattgtattctTTTATTATGTTACGATATATGTCTGAATTAGATCGATCCACTTTTTTTCTCATGCAATTCAAGAATCATAAGTGATAAACTTTCCACAAAAGAGCAATCACAAAAATCCTATCGATGAATTTGTGGACATTCAAGCgaaaatatatgtatgaagTTTGCTGTTTGATTTGGGTCCGTTAGTAATGTTAGCACAGTGAAACGTGACAAGCTATTAACTAGTTAGCTACATAGATGTCACATGTTATACATATTTGTTAAGTCAATTCACTGTACTAATGTTTTTACTTTCATGGATATAAAGTGGATGATGTTtgatagtactatttaatatttcgATAATCGGACGAAGCTGGATACTCCACATGCCATAGTGTTCAACTTTTTTAAGGGGGgcataaattattatactatttattagtattagtatttaattatattttctccattCATAAAATTGTTTTCGAGATTGAATTAATCATAGTAAGgcaaaataaatggaaaacgCTTGagcaaatgaaaaaaaaatgtagatcTTGAAGAAAGATCAATAAGAAACAAAGTTGACTATATGTTCAATTTTTGGGGATGTTAAGCTGTGAAAACTTCGTGCGCAATTTTGAGCTTTAAGAGTGTTGGTATGGGAtgtattagtattttttatttggtggAATGAGTTACAATccaaatactattaataaagATGTTGTGATTAGTGCATTGATGTTAGCTTTTGTTGATATGTTTTGTTTGGGTTTCATGGTAAGACCAAATAGATTTAAAGTGTACAAAATAGCGTGGTcaatttctctttattatttaacaaCGATTGCTAGGCAAACTAGAGTCATTGCTTGGACTTAAATTGCTTTTTGGATGACTAGATATTGAGGATCTAGTTTGTGTTTATTATTTCGTTGACTCAATtattcaagaaattaaaatttgtttttctgaGTCCAGCACGGACTTTTGCTTGAGTGTATGATGACATGTCTTGatctaaaaaattatttatctgATTTAAATATCGATAAAAGTTATTCATCTTCTCATTCTTTATCCAAAATACGTCAACCGtagaatttgtgaatttaccTTAACTACTTAAAGTCAAAAACTTTTGTGAGTGATGCAAGATGGCATACACATTTCTCTAGCATTGAAGATTCAAAAAGTAGACAACGAAAACAGTTAAAGTGATAGTAaaagtttatttgttttgttgttggCATCGGTTGATTAACGAGGTCTTACTTTTACATGTAGCGACTATATCTGATGAAAGTGTTTCTCCTAACGAAATTCATCTAGAGCTATGAAATAAGATGGGAGACTACTTATTCAATGAAATCATGATAGTATACATCTACAAAGAACTATTCACTctcatgaaaatattattagccACCTATCACGTAAAACATAACTGCTATTTAAATTCGTAACgtatttttttcaacaaaaatttaaatagcactggtataaatattgttaatttgtcTAAGTCCatagtaaattattttataacgTGTCATTCGctgacaaactaaaatgagaGGAGGGCTGTTTTATGACGAAATCACTTGCGCAATGAGACACAAAAAATGTCCCAAAAAATATAGTGACACATTAAAACCGAgacaactaatttatttattcttcgAAAAGGTGCATGCTATCACCTTCGTTATCATGAGAGTCATCGAGTCAAATATGAATTAGGAGAAGCTctaccaaatttatttaatttattccatCTACATAAAGATACGCAATTCTACTTCTACACTACGATCAAATATTGCTGTCGAGCTTCAATCCTAATCTCCTCTTTCATTTTCCTAATAAATTCATCAAACTTCTTGTTCAAATCCTCCGTGCTAACTCTCATATCGCTCACCACCGAAGCCGACTCCTCTACGCCTTCACTTTCTTCATcgccttcatcttcatcttcatcttcgttCCAATCTTCGCACACCATTTCAGTCTCTATGATCTCATCCGCTGCATTCTGAGAGACGCGGTCGTCTTGAACCTTTACCTCGATCTCCTCTATAATTACAGAGGCATTCGACGAATTTTGATCATATTCGACGTTAAAAAGACAATCTTCGCGGTCGAAATTGTCTCGGGCTGAGGTGTTGAGATTGAGGTTTTTGGCCAGGAATGCGAGGATGCCGTTGAAGAgtaaaaatatgcattttctctCACTCAAAGATGGAAATATGGAGGAGTAATAGAACTGAAATATTATGGAAAATAGTGAGAAATAGGAAACTAGGAAAGAAATTATGGAAATTGGGACAAGAAATTGAAGTGTTTTTTTGAGATAGAAGTTGTCGGTTTGGTTGGTTGGCTTATCAATGATATAGTAGTGTGCATCCTTGTGGTTCTggtccatctctctctctccaaattagtttgttttttcagTGGTAGGGTTGGGAGAAAGAAATTGGGGTTAGTTTGAATAATTGGTGGTGGAGacaagagagaaaagataaagGGGTATATATAGCACAAGAGTGACCATAATTATTGAGGACTGGATTTTTCCATGGATCAATTTGATTGATTGTAGCATGCATGTGCGAGTTTAGATATTATGATTCTAGTAGTTTTACCTCCATGATTGATAGGCAATGGCCAAGATTGAAActttaagaaaatttaaaataaaagatgattTACTTTAGTTACTTTCAGTAAATTTGGTGTTGCACTATGAGAACTATATATAATTGGTTGGTTAAAATGAATATGCTATTATTATTAGAACATGATAATAGTAAGTATATACTTCATTCGCGTCAAATTAGTTGAGTTGTATTCCGTTTCGAATTGTCCCAAAttagttgagtcatttaattttataataaaaacaaaatatatagtaaattaCTTCTCATGTCCCTCATTATGTGTCCTGACCCGTCACGGATTTTAATGGAAAGGAAAGTAGgctgaaaaagttaatggcatgtgaattttatttttatatattaattttataataaaatgaatcaGTGGACTGTGGAGTCCAGtaccaaaaatagttaaatGAAGTAGGACAATTGATAAcagacggaccaaaatgaaaaactatGACACATAAATGGGGACCGGGGGGAGTACTTTATTATATCTCTTAATATACtatttccttctctcttactttattctctttcttattttattttatcagtatttaactaattaactaaacaaaattttcttaaatttcgtgCCTAAAAAATGTCTCAATTAACATGGGATGGATGATATACTATAAAGTAAGTACACATTTTTAGAGATAACCATactagaaagaataaaatttaagaagtacattaaatatatacagTATGTGGTAAATATTTAGAGTTAGGGTGGTTCAGTTCTCGGACCAACCAGAGCCTTCCCTTTCGCTTATCTTTTCACCGCCCTAGTCCCCATTGGACGGCTTTGAATGTTGGGAGATGAGGCCGATTAATTTCCCGTCATGTGAAGGTCAATTGATTCACCTTCCACGCTCGTGGAATAGCCACTAAAAATCGAGACATTGGTTGTCTTCAATGCAACACTTGTCGCCTCAGCCTCAACGCTGAATTTGGGGCTCCTCTCCAAAAGGTTCCAGAAGGCCTCGAATTTGAAAATCATGTTCCCCTCCTGGTAGGAGAGGTCCTTCGCCTTTAAGACAATGTCGAAAATAATGTGGCCACTAGGTCACGTCTTCTTGGCGTTGGCAAAGATGCCGCCAAACTGCGTCACGTCCTTCTGAATCTGTGCCCAGTGTTTGCGTTGCATGTCACAACGCATTTGTTGGCCAATCGACATTGTACTTCTCAGCGACTTGTTCTCCAAAATCCTCATccaaacattttattatttacttaaGATGACTGTATTTTCTTCCCTGTTCTGTTatccaattttcaaattttattcactTCGGGGTCAGAATCGACACCCAAGTGTTTTACTATGATTTAGTTTGGCTTTgaaatatagttttattatcTCACTCCATTATTGAAAATAACAGTTTCTTTTTACTGTTTCAATTGTTATTCAGTGGATGACAACTGTTTTTGGCGTTGCTCGTTATCTTTTATGTTGTTGTGCCTCCAGTTGAGTTGGTACTTGACAATGAAGCATGAAGTCTTTTATCGGTTGTGATGTGAATCCGGGGAAGAATCGAAGAACcagatttgagaaaaaatcCTTTCACAAAGAAGGTTAGGATGATGTGAATCTGGGTATTCACAATCATAGAATAAAACTATGTCGAGGGCCATGGGTTGATCGGGGTCCGAGAAGAGGGTGGAGACATGACAAGGAACCAAGCCGAATTCGGAGGTCTGATTCAAATTAGAATTTCACTATGAAGTTAAAGTTCAAATGTTCTCATCAGACTACCATTATCTTCATCATCGAAAGAGCTTCGTGTGAGTATCTTGCATGCCTCAATCGGAGCCCGGATGAGGAAGTTATGATCGTTTTAAGAAATCACGCAATGCAAAAAGAAACACGTTGGCGGGTGTGTTTCCAACCcgaaaacacccggtcgggtgtttttgCCGAGAGGTCAATTTTTGTCCAGAAACTTCACGCGGGCGGGTGAAATGAGCAGTGGGAAACACCCAGTCGGGTGTTTTGTCCGGAGAATGTGACTTTTTGACCaagaattgttttattttgctcctTTTTCACTTCTAGTATAAATACTACAATAGAGTTTGTTCTTGGCAGCTTTGAACTCATATGTAAACAAACCAAGTCTCAACATTGAGC
The genomic region above belongs to Salvia hispanica cultivar TCC Black 2014 chromosome 3, UniMelb_Shisp_WGS_1.0, whole genome shotgun sequence and contains:
- the LOC125209600 gene encoding uncharacterized protein LOC125209600, with the translated sequence MEFYYSSIFPSLSERKCIFLLFNGILAFLAKNLNLNTSARDNFDREDCLFNVEYDQNSSNASVIIEEIEVKVQDDRVSQNAADEIIETEMVCEDWNEDEDEDEGDEESEGVEESASVVSDMRVSTEDLNKKFDEFIRKMKEEIRIEARQQYLIVV